In one Pseudomonas hydrolytica genomic region, the following are encoded:
- a CDS encoding MBOAT family O-acyltransferase, protein MVFSSNVFLFLFLPIFLGLYYLCPNRGRNLLILIGSYAFYAWWRVDFLLLFAAVTLWNYGIGLRIHANAGTRIAQRWVITGVVGNLATLGYFKYANFGVANINAVLESMGMEPFVLTAVILPIGISFYIFQSISYLIDVYRRDTEPTRNLINFAAFIALFPQLIAGPVLRYKDLADQFTQRSHSLDKFSEGATRFMQGFVKKVFIADSLAPLVDHCFALENPSTGDAWLGMIAYTAQLYFDFSGYSDMAIGLGLMMGFRFMENFNQPYISQSITEFWRRWHISLSTWLRDYLYVPLGGNRHGTFNTYRNLFLTMLLGGFWHGANWTFLIWGAWHGTWLAIERALGVKAAPTLFNPMKWAFTLLLVMLGWVIFRAENLEVAGRMYAALFSFGDWRLSELTLAHITGLQMATLALAWVVIAVCGARQFLASRDHEPRLTLASAGVALQAFDLRLVALRGALLLLFCASLLKLSAQSYSPFLYFQF, encoded by the coding sequence ATGGTCTTTTCATCCAACGTCTTTTTGTTCCTGTTTTTGCCGATCTTTCTCGGCCTGTACTACCTGTGCCCGAATCGCGGGCGCAACCTGCTGATCCTGATCGGTAGCTACGCCTTCTATGCCTGGTGGCGGGTGGATTTCCTCCTGCTGTTCGCCGCGGTCACCCTGTGGAACTACGGCATCGGCCTGCGCATTCACGCCAACGCCGGCACCCGCATCGCGCAGCGCTGGGTGATCACCGGGGTGGTCGGCAACCTGGCCACCCTGGGCTACTTCAAGTACGCGAACTTCGGCGTGGCCAATATCAACGCCGTGCTCGAATCCATGGGGATGGAGCCCTTCGTGCTCACGGCGGTGATCCTGCCGATCGGCATTTCCTTCTACATCTTCCAATCGATCAGCTACCTGATCGACGTGTACCGCCGCGACACCGAGCCGACGCGCAACCTGATCAACTTCGCCGCCTTCATCGCCCTGTTCCCGCAGCTGATCGCCGGGCCGGTGCTGCGCTACAAGGATCTGGCCGACCAGTTCACCCAGCGCAGCCACAGCCTGGACAAGTTCTCCGAGGGCGCCACGCGCTTCATGCAGGGCTTCGTCAAGAAGGTGTTCATCGCCGACAGCCTGGCGCCGCTGGTGGACCACTGCTTCGCCCTGGAAAACCCCAGCACCGGCGACGCCTGGCTGGGCATGATCGCCTACACCGCGCAGCTGTACTTCGACTTCTCCGGTTACAGCGACATGGCCATCGGCCTGGGCCTGATGATGGGCTTCCGCTTCATGGAGAACTTCAACCAGCCCTATATCAGCCAGTCGATCACCGAGTTCTGGCGGCGCTGGCACATCAGCCTGTCCACCTGGCTGCGCGACTACCTGTACGTGCCGCTGGGCGGCAACCGTCACGGCACCTTCAACACCTACCGCAACCTGTTCCTGACCATGCTGCTGGGCGGCTTCTGGCACGGCGCCAACTGGACCTTCCTGATCTGGGGCGCCTGGCATGGTACCTGGCTGGCCATCGAGCGGGCCCTCGGGGTCAAGGCCGCACCGACCCTGTTCAACCCGATGAAGTGGGCCTTCACCCTGCTGCTGGTGATGCTCGGCTGGGTGATCTTCCGCGCCGAGAACCTGGAGGTGGCCGGACGCATGTACGCCGCCCTGTTCAGCTTCGGCGACTGGCGCCTGAGCGAGCTGACCCTGGCGCACATCACCGGGCTGCAGATGGCCACCCTGGCCCTGGCCTGGGTGGTGATCGCGGTGTGCGGTGCGCGCCAGTTCCTCGCCAGCCGCGATCACGAACCGCGCCTGACCCTGGCCAGTGCCGGGGTGGCCCTGCAGGCCTTCGACCTGCGCCTGGTGGCGCTGCGCGGCGCCCTGCTCCTGCTGTTCTGCGCCTCGCTGCTCAAGCTCTCGGCGCAGAGCTACTCCCCCTTCCTCTACTTCCAGTTCTGA
- a CDS encoding alginate O-acetyltransferase AlgX-related protein produces MIPSPFKSLSLAIACALASTALQAQERQAPEYQVEDCCSLCPAAHDASLYTTNYMKNFITLLDAEEGWLFRSVEDLRTEFGTSEIGYQRLKELRDGLKQRGVELVVVYQPTRGLVNRNKLSPADYQRFDYDKALRNYRQALTRFEQLGIWVPDLTPLADENSDKEFYFRRDQHWTPYGAERTARLVAETVKRIPGFEDIPRKEFVTERIGLMGKTGTMQNVASQLCGTSYAVQYVDQFVTEPKDASDGDALFGDESSPRITLIGTSHSGKNYNFGGFLEEYLGTDILNAAFPGGGLEGAMLEYLASDAFQNDPPQILIWEFSPLYDLASDRIHRQLMASLSNGCSGQNQVLSKETRLRPGSNEVLVNGENNLLTLAGNRHQLDLQFSDPSVKRVDATIWYLNGRREQLKLEKPHTVDTDGRFAVELRDEPGWGEQNFFALEIEKPEDSADDLKVQASLCQRPNDAGQQVAQRTAGN; encoded by the coding sequence ATGATCCCATCGCCCTTCAAATCCCTTTCCCTGGCCATTGCCTGCGCACTGGCCAGCACCGCCCTGCAGGCGCAGGAGCGCCAGGCGCCGGAATATCAGGTCGAGGACTGCTGCTCGCTGTGCCCGGCCGCCCACGACGCCAGCCTGTACACCACCAACTACATGAAGAACTTCATCACCCTGCTCGATGCCGAGGAAGGCTGGCTGTTCCGCAGCGTGGAAGACCTGCGCACCGAGTTCGGCACCAGCGAGATCGGCTACCAGCGCCTCAAGGAGCTGCGCGACGGTCTCAAGCAACGCGGCGTCGAGCTGGTGGTGGTCTATCAACCGACCCGCGGCCTGGTCAATCGCAACAAGCTGTCGCCGGCCGACTACCAGCGCTTCGACTACGACAAGGCGCTGCGCAACTATCGCCAGGCGCTGACGCGCTTCGAGCAGTTGGGCATCTGGGTGCCGGACCTGACGCCGCTGGCCGACGAGAACAGCGACAAGGAGTTCTACTTCCGCCGCGACCAGCACTGGACGCCCTACGGTGCCGAACGCACCGCGCGCCTGGTGGCCGAGACGGTCAAGCGCATCCCCGGCTTCGAGGATATCCCGCGCAAGGAGTTCGTCACCGAGCGCATCGGCCTGATGGGCAAGACCGGCACCATGCAGAACGTCGCCAGCCAGCTGTGCGGCACCAGCTACGCGGTGCAGTACGTCGATCAGTTCGTTACCGAGCCCAAGGACGCCAGCGACGGCGATGCCCTGTTCGGTGACGAGAGCAGCCCGCGCATCACCCTGATCGGTACCAGCCACAGCGGCAAGAACTACAACTTCGGCGGTTTCCTCGAAGAGTACCTGGGCACCGACATCCTCAACGCGGCCTTCCCCGGCGGCGGTCTGGAGGGCGCGATGCTCGAGTACCTGGCCAGCGATGCCTTCCAGAACGATCCGCCGCAGATCCTCATCTGGGAATTCTCGCCGCTCTACGACCTGGCCTCGGACCGCATCCACCGCCAGCTGATGGCGTCTCTGAGCAACGGCTGCAGCGGACAGAACCAGGTGCTCAGCAAGGAAACGCGTCTGCGCCCGGGCAGCAACGAGGTGCTGGTCAACGGCGAGAACAACCTGCTGACCCTGGCCGGCAATCGCCACCAGCTGGATCTGCAGTTCAGCGATCCGTCGGTCAAGCGCGTGGACGCCACCATCTGGTACCTCAACGGCCGCCGCGAGCAGCTCAAGCTGGAGAAACCGCACACCGTCGACACCGACGGCCGCTTCGCCGTGGAACTGCGCGACGAGCCGGGCTGGGGCGAGCAGAACTTCTTCGCCCTGGAAATCGAAAAGCCCGAGGACAGTGCCGACGACCTGAAAGTGCAGGCCAGCCTGTGCCAGCGCCCGAACGATGCCGGCCAGCAGGTCGCGCAGCGCACCGCGGGCAACTGA
- a CDS encoding mannuronate-specific alginate lyase, with the protein MPRRLAPLTLLAVLLSAPAFAELQPPAGYHAPVGQRDGKAPACSAPPQPYTGELQFTSKYAGSDSARATLNRNAEKNFRKQTEGITRLEKEAGRLITGYMRTGQRERLECAIEWLDHWASADALESEQYNHTGKSMRKWALGSLAGAWLRLKFSESQPLADYPQQSERIEAWFVRLAEHTVREWSDLPLKKINNHSYWAAWSVMAVAVIGDRRDLFDWSVSQFRIAAGQVDDEGFLDNEMRRRQRALAYHNYALPPLAMIAAFAQANGVDLRGENHGALQRLAERVLQGARDPGAFAQRTGSRQDMEELRKKFKYAWLAPYCTLYVCNEQTRELNQEMGPFNSFRLGGEVTQVFGGGG; encoded by the coding sequence ATGCCCAGACGACTCGCACCCCTGACGCTCCTGGCCGTGCTGCTCAGCGCACCGGCCTTCGCCGAGCTGCAGCCGCCGGCGGGCTACCACGCGCCGGTCGGCCAGCGCGACGGCAAGGCGCCCGCCTGTTCGGCGCCGCCGCAGCCCTATACCGGCGAACTGCAGTTCACCAGCAAGTACGCCGGCTCCGACAGCGCGCGCGCCACGCTCAACCGCAACGCGGAGAAGAACTTCCGCAAGCAGACCGAAGGCATCACCCGCCTGGAGAAGGAGGCCGGCCGGCTGATCACCGGCTACATGCGCACCGGTCAGCGCGAACGCCTGGAATGCGCCATCGAGTGGCTTGATCACTGGGCCAGTGCCGATGCGCTGGAGTCCGAGCAGTACAACCACACCGGCAAGTCGATGCGCAAATGGGCCCTCGGCAGCCTGGCCGGCGCCTGGCTGCGCCTGAAGTTCTCCGAGTCGCAGCCGCTGGCCGACTACCCGCAGCAGAGCGAGCGCATCGAAGCCTGGTTCGTGCGCCTGGCCGAACACACGGTGCGCGAGTGGAGCGACCTGCCGCTGAAGAAGATCAACAACCACAGCTACTGGGCCGCCTGGTCGGTGATGGCGGTGGCGGTGATCGGCGATCGCCGCGACCTGTTCGACTGGTCCGTCAGCCAGTTCCGCATCGCCGCCGGACAGGTGGACGACGAAGGCTTTCTCGACAACGAGATGCGCCGCCGTCAGCGCGCCCTGGCCTACCACAACTACGCGCTGCCGCCGCTGGCGATGATCGCCGCCTTCGCCCAGGCCAACGGCGTCGACCTGCGTGGCGAGAACCATGGCGCGCTGCAGCGCCTGGCCGAGCGGGTGCTGCAGGGGGCGCGCGACCCGGGCGCCTTCGCCCAGCGCACCGGCTCGCGCCAGGACATGGAAGAGCTGCGCAAGAAGTTCAAGTACGCCTGGCTGGCGCCCTACTGCACGCTCTACGTGTGCAACGAGCAGACGCGTGAACTGAACCAGGAGATGGGGCCGTTCAACAGCTTCCGTCTCGGCGGCGAGGTGACCCAGGTCTTCGGCGGGGGCGGCTAA